The proteins below come from a single Caulobacter flavus genomic window:
- a CDS encoding TonB-dependent receptor — MTVIGEITVTARNKSESLQEIPLTINAVSAETIERRNISDISRVAQSTAGLTFDQGLTPSDTRPALRGVQAVRGRPNVAILVDGVDTSSEAFATAGGGALANLRFVDAERIEVVKGPQSVLYGRSAFSGAINYISKRPNLGEFEGRVSLEAGDFGLKEGKFSVSGPLVQDKLALSLNAGAWETDGQYLNSVSGKRVGGGEAKGAALGLLIKPTEKLTVFARVQTSHEEYDQMARAYITAVNPQTGTANTANLGVAVTDPSNNRPGFTVKGDLSDAAVVRSRTVSYSLDPRTGRDFKGTVTDATRASFDINYESDWGTFTSLTGITRGETTQIQDFDNSNNSLSGNVLPLYAGMAPFYGSLYQYLGFLRAYGLNYSTVAPTGGLPAIGFSVMLDDDFDTKQQSQTLRWSKDFGKLRTSLEGLYFHEDASQINKDQFWMREGSDPRLTILTALFMGGGATPTGAYQAPTTTAKATADYPLKISRETDSLSWAGSVEYDVTDDLTLRFDGRYIEERVAYRGSPYQPMYYRLFGVQLVCLQQLGCAAGPAGTVAARNAQLAKTTQVDKKTVRADAFTPNFVANYKITSRNSVYASYGEGFKPGGVDTTGTSGSVDSTFKPEKLQSFEVGSKNVFLDGDLVLNGAIFFNRYKNQQIGTTKVLGGTSVPSVENAGESESKGIDLTSDWRATNWLTLSGNYTYTDAEFTDYKVPTPGYFDRIESTNGDYTGKAVPLTPKHSFNISALLTGELPKMSNWTWTTELSGRYQSKRYMTQNNLTWLPSYFVSDLRAGITDGSWGIDLAVTNLFDDDTPKNAIAATDFGFFDLNNNTPPRSYVVSLPEKRAASIRISKTF, encoded by the coding sequence ATGACGGTGATTGGGGAGATCACCGTAACGGCGCGTAACAAATCTGAATCTCTGCAGGAGATTCCGCTCACCATCAACGCCGTGTCGGCCGAGACGATCGAGCGCCGTAATATTTCCGACATCAGCCGCGTGGCTCAATCGACCGCCGGCCTGACCTTCGACCAGGGCCTGACGCCCAGCGATACGCGTCCGGCGCTGCGCGGGGTGCAAGCTGTTCGGGGCCGTCCGAACGTGGCCATCCTGGTCGACGGGGTCGACACCTCGTCGGAAGCCTTCGCCACCGCCGGCGGCGGCGCCCTGGCCAACCTGCGCTTCGTCGACGCCGAGCGGATCGAGGTCGTGAAGGGCCCGCAGAGCGTGCTGTACGGCCGCTCGGCCTTCTCCGGCGCGATCAACTACATCTCCAAGCGTCCGAACCTCGGCGAGTTCGAGGGGCGCGTCAGCCTGGAAGCCGGCGACTTCGGCCTCAAGGAAGGCAAGTTCTCGGTCTCGGGTCCGCTGGTGCAGGACAAGCTGGCGCTCAGCCTGAACGCCGGCGCCTGGGAGACCGACGGCCAGTACCTGAACAGCGTCAGCGGCAAGCGCGTCGGCGGCGGCGAGGCCAAGGGCGCGGCCCTGGGCCTGCTGATCAAGCCGACCGAGAAGCTGACGGTCTTCGCCCGCGTGCAGACTTCGCACGAGGAATACGACCAGATGGCCCGCGCCTACATCACCGCGGTGAACCCGCAGACGGGCACGGCCAACACCGCCAATCTGGGCGTCGCGGTCACCGATCCGAGCAACAACCGCCCGGGCTTCACCGTGAAGGGCGATCTCAGCGACGCCGCCGTCGTCCGTAGCCGGACGGTGTCCTACTCGCTGGATCCGCGCACCGGCCGGGACTTCAAGGGCACGGTCACGGACGCGACCCGCGCCTCGTTCGACATCAACTACGAAAGCGACTGGGGCACGTTCACCTCGCTGACGGGCATCACCCGCGGCGAGACCACCCAGATCCAGGACTTCGACAACTCCAACAACAGCCTCAGCGGCAACGTGCTGCCGCTGTACGCGGGCATGGCGCCGTTCTACGGCTCGCTCTACCAGTACCTGGGCTTCCTGCGCGCCTACGGCCTGAACTACTCGACCGTGGCGCCCACCGGCGGCCTGCCGGCCATCGGCTTCTCGGTGATGCTGGACGACGACTTCGACACCAAGCAGCAGAGCCAGACGCTGCGCTGGAGCAAGGACTTCGGCAAGCTGCGCACCTCGCTGGAAGGCCTGTACTTCCACGAGGACGCCAGCCAGATCAACAAGGACCAGTTCTGGATGCGCGAGGGTTCCGACCCGCGCCTGACCATCCTGACGGCCCTGTTCATGGGCGGCGGCGCGACCCCTACCGGGGCCTACCAGGCGCCGACCACGACCGCGAAGGCCACGGCGGACTATCCGCTGAAGATCTCGCGCGAGACGGACTCGCTGTCCTGGGCCGGCAGCGTCGAATACGACGTCACCGACGACCTGACCCTGCGCTTCGACGGCCGCTACATCGAGGAACGCGTCGCCTATCGCGGCAGCCCGTACCAGCCGATGTACTACCGCCTGTTCGGCGTGCAGCTGGTCTGCCTGCAGCAGCTGGGCTGCGCGGCCGGTCCCGCCGGCACCGTCGCCGCTCGTAACGCGCAACTGGCCAAGACCACCCAGGTCGACAAGAAGACCGTCCGCGCCGACGCCTTCACGCCGAACTTCGTGGCCAACTACAAGATCACCTCGCGCAACTCGGTCTATGCGTCGTACGGCGAGGGCTTCAAGCCGGGCGGCGTCGACACCACCGGCACCAGCGGCAGCGTCGACTCCACCTTCAAGCCCGAGAAGCTGCAGAGCTTCGAAGTCGGCTCGAAGAACGTCTTCCTGGACGGCGACCTGGTTCTGAACGGCGCGATCTTCTTCAACCGCTACAAGAACCAGCAGATCGGCACGACCAAGGTCCTGGGCGGCACCTCGGTGCCGTCGGTGGAGAACGCCGGCGAAAGCGAGAGCAAGGGCATCGACCTGACCAGCGACTGGCGGGCGACCAACTGGCTGACGCTGAGCGGCAACTACACCTACACCGACGCCGAATTCACCGACTACAAGGTCCCGACCCCCGGCTACTTCGACCGGATCGAGTCCACCAACGGCGACTACACCGGCAAGGCGGTTCCGCTGACGCCCAAGCACAGCTTCAACATCTCGGCGCTGCTGACCGGCGAGCTTCCGAAGATGTCGAACTGGACCTGGACCACGGAACTGTCGGGTCGCTACCAGTCCAAGCGCTACATGACCCAGAACAACCTGACCTGGCTGCCGAGCTACTTCGTCTCGGATCTGCGGGCCGGGATCACCGACGGGTCGTGGGGCATCGACCTGGCCGTGACCAACCTGTTCGACGACGACACCCCGAAGAACGCCATCGCGGCGACCGACTTCGGCTTCTTCGATCTGAACAACAACACCCCGCCGCGCTCCTACGTGGTTTCTCTGCCGGAGAAGCGCGCCGCCTCGATCCGCATCAGCAAGACCTTCTGA
- a CDS encoding MFS transporter encodes MAAPKNPERFGILAIEPGVRAGHMWTALYAAFVNIGLATTVAVMTPYVLSANLGVPLDRQGSVLGVLNLVNEVALLFVFGLAGALADRVGRRAVYAIGFLATAAGYLLFPLATSIWDLSLYKVVYAIGIGATTGMLSTILADYVKARDRGKIVALSGILNGLGVVVLALAIGKLPAVFVGQGMDEKTAGQAALAIAAVLCVISAAVMWLGLKPGVATRSVERVKLSTQLGVGVAAAKSNPRIVLAYASAFVARGDLAIVGAYAIAWGKKAALENGASLADALDQGRIPFIVAQSAALLWPVVIALMIDKAHRLTALAACMLLGAVGYLATMFIDDPLSKAAMPLFVLLGVGQISAFIGSQSLIGKEAPEEGRGAVIGFFNLCGAFGILVLGTLGGVLFDVIGPASPFVLVGILNAAVGFGCIVLRLKEARSPVAQEA; translated from the coding sequence ATGGCAGCGCCCAAGAACCCCGAGCGGTTCGGCATACTGGCGATCGAGCCCGGCGTGCGCGCCGGCCACATGTGGACCGCTCTCTACGCCGCCTTCGTCAACATCGGCCTGGCCACGACGGTCGCGGTGATGACGCCCTACGTGCTCAGCGCCAATCTGGGCGTGCCGCTCGACCGCCAGGGCTCGGTGCTAGGTGTCCTGAACCTCGTCAACGAGGTCGCGCTGCTGTTCGTGTTCGGCCTGGCCGGAGCCCTGGCCGACCGGGTGGGGCGCCGCGCCGTCTACGCCATCGGCTTCCTGGCCACGGCCGCCGGCTATCTGCTGTTCCCGCTGGCCACCAGCATCTGGGACCTGTCGCTCTACAAGGTGGTCTACGCCATCGGCATCGGCGCCACCACCGGCATGCTGTCGACCATCCTGGCCGACTACGTGAAGGCCCGCGACCGGGGCAAGATCGTCGCCCTGTCGGGCATCCTCAACGGCCTGGGCGTGGTGGTGCTGGCCCTGGCCATCGGCAAGCTGCCGGCGGTGTTCGTCGGCCAGGGCATGGACGAGAAGACCGCCGGCCAGGCCGCGCTCGCCATCGCCGCGGTCCTTTGCGTGATCTCGGCGGCGGTGATGTGGCTGGGCCTTAAGCCGGGCGTGGCGACGCGCTCGGTGGAGCGAGTCAAGCTGTCGACCCAGCTGGGCGTCGGCGTCGCGGCCGCCAAGTCCAATCCGCGCATCGTGCTGGCCTACGCCTCGGCCTTCGTGGCGCGCGGCGACCTGGCCATCGTCGGCGCCTACGCCATCGCCTGGGGCAAGAAGGCGGCGCTGGAGAACGGCGCCTCGCTGGCCGACGCCCTCGACCAGGGACGGATCCCGTTCATCGTCGCCCAGTCGGCGGCGCTGCTGTGGCCGGTGGTCATCGCGCTGATGATCGACAAGGCCCATCGCCTGACGGCCCTGGCGGCCTGCATGCTGCTGGGCGCGGTCGGCTATCTGGCGACGATGTTCATCGACGATCCGCTGAGCAAGGCGGCCATGCCGCTGTTCGTGCTGCTGGGCGTGGGCCAGATCAGCGCCTTCATCGGCTCCCAGTCCCTGATCGGCAAGGAAGCGCCGGAAGAGGGCAGGGGCGCGGTCATCGGCTTCTTCAACCTGTGCGGCGCCTTCGGCATCCTGGTGCTGGGCACCCTGGGCGGGGTCCTGTTCGACGTGATCGGCCCGGCCTCGCCCTTCGTGCTGGTCGGCATCCTCAACGCCGCCGTCGGCTTCGGCTGCATCGTCCTTCGGCTCAAGGAAGCCAGGTCTCCGGTGGCGCAGGAGGCCTAG
- a CDS encoding Ku protein — MAPRPTWQGHLRLSLVTCPVALYTATNPGGEVRFNLLHPKTHNRIRMVATDPDLGPVERSDLVKGYEVEKDRYVIVTPEEIDSVRLESTRTIDIERFVDVADIDRLYWDNPYFLVPDGKLAVEAYSVIRDAMAGAKRIALGRVVMHTRERLLAIEPRGKGLVAYSLRSYDEVRDPADLFDDIPAKKADPAMIAIARKIIEQQDGPFEPKDFKDRYEEALRELIKRKEKGGKTKVAAAPPEDTNVVDLMEALRKSLGGKAPAAKAPARKAAAKKTASARTKKAS; from the coding sequence ATGGCCCCGCGTCCCACCTGGCAGGGCCATTTGCGGCTCTCGCTCGTCACCTGCCCGGTGGCGCTCTACACCGCCACCAATCCCGGCGGCGAGGTGCGCTTCAACCTGCTGCACCCCAAGACCCACAATCGCATCCGCATGGTGGCGACCGACCCGGATCTGGGGCCGGTGGAGCGTTCGGACCTGGTGAAGGGCTACGAGGTCGAGAAGGACCGCTACGTCATCGTCACGCCCGAGGAGATCGACAGCGTGCGGCTGGAGAGCACCCGCACCATCGACATCGAGCGCTTCGTCGACGTGGCCGACATCGACCGCCTCTACTGGGACAATCCCTACTTCCTGGTCCCCGACGGCAAGCTGGCGGTCGAGGCCTATTCGGTGATCCGCGACGCCATGGCCGGCGCCAAGCGCATCGCGCTGGGCCGGGTGGTCATGCATACGCGCGAGCGGCTGCTGGCCATCGAGCCGCGCGGCAAGGGGCTGGTGGCCTATTCGCTGCGGTCGTACGACGAGGTCCGCGACCCGGCCGACCTGTTCGACGACATCCCAGCCAAGAAGGCCGATCCGGCGATGATCGCCATCGCCCGCAAGATCATCGAGCAGCAGGACGGCCCGTTCGAGCCCAAGGACTTCAAGGACCGCTACGAAGAAGCCCTGCGCGAGCTGATCAAGCGCAAGGAGAAGGGCGGCAAGACCAAGGTCGCCGCCGCCCCGCCCGAGGACACCAACGTCGTCGACCTGATGGAGGCCCTGCGCAAGAGCCTGGGCGGCAAGGCCCCAGCCGCGAAAGCGCCCGCGCGGAAGGCGGCCGCGAAGAAGACCGCCTCCGCCAGGACGAAGAAGGCTTCCTAG
- the otsA gene encoding alpha,alpha-trehalose-phosphate synthase (UDP-forming) translates to MSRLIVVSNRVNPPSGKGEESVGGLAMALAAALREYSGIWFGWSGKTTPEFTGQLNMQRIEGVTVATVDLEEGDYQEYYNGYANKTLWPLFHYRVDLTAYDRSFGEGYDRVNKRFAETLRPLIEPDDIIWVHDYHLIPMARELRRLGVTNRIGFFLHIPWPAHQLVVTLPRHRPLVEALFHYDVVGFQTEESLQAFEGYVFNEVGGEKTEDGRLRAFGQITEAGAFPIGIDADDFARITRSPRAMRVYDRMAAHSVFRKMVVGVDRLDYSKGLEERLLGFERFLHDHEEARREVMLLQIAPLSRDEVEAYQDIRHRLDGLIGRINGAYAEMDFTPIRYLNRSYRRDELAGVYRAAKAALVTPLRDGMNLVAKEYVASQNPEDPGVLILSRFAGAARQMKEALIINPNSPEEISDALSRALAMDETERKRRWEDLMDNVTRQDVTAWRDDFVAALKGEPTVQAANTETADEPPIAAVKKALAGAKK, encoded by the coding sequence ATGAGCCGCCTGATCGTCGTTTCGAACCGCGTCAACCCGCCGTCCGGCAAGGGCGAGGAAAGCGTCGGGGGCCTGGCCATGGCCCTCGCCGCGGCCCTGCGCGAATATTCCGGCATCTGGTTCGGCTGGAGCGGCAAGACAACGCCCGAGTTCACCGGCCAGCTGAACATGCAGCGCATCGAGGGCGTGACCGTGGCCACGGTCGACCTCGAGGAGGGCGACTACCAGGAGTACTACAACGGCTACGCCAACAAGACGCTGTGGCCCCTGTTCCACTACCGCGTCGACCTGACGGCTTACGACCGTTCGTTCGGCGAGGGCTACGACCGGGTCAACAAGCGCTTCGCCGAGACCCTGCGCCCGCTGATCGAGCCAGACGACATCATCTGGGTGCACGACTATCACCTGATCCCGATGGCGCGGGAGCTGCGGCGTCTGGGCGTGACCAACCGCATCGGCTTCTTCCTGCACATCCCCTGGCCGGCCCACCAGCTGGTGGTCACCCTGCCGCGCCACCGGCCGCTGGTCGAGGCGCTGTTCCACTATGACGTGGTCGGCTTCCAGACCGAGGAGAGCCTGCAGGCCTTTGAGGGCTACGTGTTCAACGAGGTCGGCGGCGAGAAGACCGAGGACGGCCGCCTGCGGGCCTTCGGCCAGATCACCGAGGCCGGGGCCTTCCCGATCGGCATCGACGCCGACGACTTCGCCCGCATCACCCGCAGCCCGCGGGCCATGCGCGTGTATGACCGGATGGCCGCCCACAGCGTGTTCCGCAAGATGGTCGTCGGCGTCGACCGCCTCGACTACTCCAAGGGCCTGGAGGAGCGCCTGCTGGGCTTCGAGCGCTTCCTGCACGACCACGAGGAGGCGCGGCGCGAGGTGATGCTGCTGCAGATCGCCCCGCTGTCTCGCGACGAGGTCGAGGCCTACCAGGACATCCGCCACCGGCTGGACGGCCTGATCGGCCGCATCAACGGCGCCTATGCCGAGATGGACTTCACGCCGATCCGCTATCTCAACCGCTCCTACCGGCGCGACGAGCTGGCCGGGGTGTACCGCGCGGCCAAGGCGGCGCTGGTCACGCCCCTGCGCGACGGCATGAACCTGGTGGCCAAGGAGTACGTGGCCTCGCAGAACCCCGAGGATCCGGGCGTCCTGATCCTGTCGCGCTTCGCCGGCGCCGCGCGGCAGATGAAGGAAGCCCTGATCATCAACCCCAACAGCCCCGAGGAGATCTCGGACGCGCTGAGCCGGGCGCTGGCCATGGACGAGACCGAGCGCAAGCGGCGCTGGGAAGACCTGATGGACAACGTCACCCGCCAGGACGTCACGGCCTGGCGCGACGACTTCGTGGCCGCGCTGAAGGGCGAGCCAACGGTCCAGGCCGCCAACACCGAGACCGCCGACGAACCGCCGATCGCGGCGGTGAAGAAGGCGCTGGCCGGCGCCAAGAAGTAG
- the otsB gene encoding trehalose-phosphatase, whose product MTTYGSAARLASSDLPPPPTSIPANCALFLDLDGTLAPIMPRPEDVGPDAARAALIARLREAFDDRVAVISGRSLDDLSRILGEGSLAYMAGVHGLERRTPEGVFRAQPHEGLAEARDVLADLAACDRGLIFEDKHLSVGLHYRNTPSAADAVIEAAERLKRQTGLVLQLGDMVAELRTPGQDKGSSVAALLREPAFDGALPIFVGDDLTDEDGFEAARRLGGYGVLVGPERPTAASYRLDGPEAVHAWLDAVTREVTR is encoded by the coding sequence ATGACCACGTACGGGTCTGCCGCTCGGCTTGCGTCGTCGGATCTTCCGCCGCCGCCCACCAGTATTCCTGCCAACTGCGCGCTGTTCCTCGACCTCGACGGAACCCTCGCGCCGATCATGCCGCGTCCCGAGGACGTGGGCCCGGACGCCGCGCGCGCGGCGTTGATCGCGCGCCTGCGCGAAGCTTTCGACGACCGCGTGGCCGTGATCAGCGGCCGCTCGCTGGACGATCTCTCGCGCATCCTGGGCGAAGGCAGCCTGGCCTACATGGCCGGCGTGCACGGCCTGGAGCGCCGCACCCCCGAGGGCGTGTTCCGCGCCCAGCCGCACGAAGGCCTGGCCGAGGCGCGCGACGTGCTGGCCGACCTGGCCGCTTGCGATCGCGGCCTGATCTTCGAGGACAAGCACCTCAGCGTCGGCCTGCACTATCGCAACACCCCGTCGGCCGCCGACGCGGTGATCGAGGCCGCCGAGCGCCTGAAGCGCCAGACGGGCCTGGTGCTGCAACTGGGCGACATGGTCGCCGAACTGCGCACGCCCGGACAGGATAAGGGTTCGTCCGTCGCCGCCCTGCTGCGCGAACCCGCCTTCGACGGCGCGCTGCCGATCTTCGTCGGCGACGACCTGACCGATGAGGACGGCTTCGAGGCCGCCCGCCGCCTGGGCGGTTACGGCGTGCTGGTCGGACCCGAACGGCCGACGGCCGCGAGCTATCGCCTGGACGGTCCCGAGGCCGTTCACGCCTGGCTCGACGCGGTAACTCGAGAGGTGACCCGATGA
- a CDS encoding glycoside hydrolase family 15 protein, translating to MPQNLDLFPIGNCSVSALIDRDGRFVWGCMPRIDSDPVFSTLLGGLEPPFEGGKGLWDVVVDGAVKIEQAYLRNTPILRTVVTDADGASLEIIDFAPRFQQFGRIYRPTAFIRLVRPISGVCRATIRLRPTANWGGRLAEHTNGSNHIRYLCSDMTVRLTTDCPVSHILEERTFRVERTLAMFLGADEGFDADVGATCARMLQQTEDYWLNWVRGLAVPLDWQSAVIRAAITLKLCMHEETGAIVAAMTTSIPEHANSGRNWDYRYCWLRDAYYVVQALNRLGAADILENYLSYLRNIVDRAGGGHIQPLFGVGYEPALVERFAPDLPGYRGMGPVRIGNQAFEHQQHDVYGQIILSSTQAFFDERLLRPATVDDFKALEPVGERAFQLHDQPDASLWEFRGRANVHTYSSVMCWAACDRLGNVAEKLGLADRAKFWNDRAAKVREAIDTHAWNETLGRFAATFGGEELDASLLQLVDLRFIAADDPRNKATVAAIEAGLRKGSYLLRYALPDDFGTPQTAFNICTFWLVEALYLEGRVEEARALFQEMLDRRTSAGLLSEDIGFEDGELWGNYPQTYSLVGLINCAALLSRPWTSVR from the coding sequence ATGCCCCAGAACCTCGACTTGTTTCCGATCGGCAACTGCTCGGTCAGCGCCCTCATCGACCGCGACGGCCGCTTCGTGTGGGGCTGCATGCCCCGCATCGACTCCGACCCGGTGTTCAGCACCCTGCTCGGCGGCCTGGAGCCGCCGTTCGAGGGCGGCAAGGGCCTGTGGGACGTGGTCGTCGACGGGGCGGTGAAGATCGAGCAGGCCTATCTGCGCAACACCCCGATCCTGCGCACGGTGGTCACCGACGCCGACGGCGCGAGCCTGGAGATCATCGACTTCGCGCCGCGCTTCCAGCAGTTCGGCCGCATCTATCGCCCCACCGCTTTCATCCGCCTGGTGCGCCCCATCAGCGGCGTCTGCCGCGCCACGATCCGCCTGCGACCGACCGCCAACTGGGGCGGCCGCCTGGCCGAGCACACCAACGGCTCCAACCACATCCGCTACCTGTGCTCGGACATGACGGTGCGCCTGACCACCGACTGCCCGGTCTCGCACATCCTGGAGGAACGCACCTTCCGGGTGGAGCGGACCCTGGCGATGTTCCTGGGCGCGGACGAGGGCTTCGACGCCGATGTCGGGGCCACCTGCGCGCGGATGCTGCAGCAGACCGAGGACTATTGGCTGAACTGGGTGCGGGGTCTGGCCGTGCCGCTGGACTGGCAGTCGGCGGTGATCCGTGCGGCCATCACCCTCAAGCTCTGCATGCACGAGGAGACCGGGGCGATCGTGGCGGCCATGACCACCTCGATCCCCGAGCACGCCAACAGCGGCCGCAACTGGGACTATCGCTACTGCTGGCTGCGCGACGCCTACTACGTGGTCCAGGCCCTGAACCGTCTGGGCGCGGCCGACATCCTGGAGAACTACCTCTCCTACCTGCGCAACATCGTCGACCGGGCGGGCGGCGGCCACATCCAGCCGCTGTTCGGCGTCGGCTACGAGCCGGCCCTGGTCGAGCGCTTCGCCCCCGACCTGCCGGGCTATCGCGGCATGGGGCCGGTGCGGATCGGCAACCAGGCCTTCGAGCACCAGCAGCACGACGTCTACGGCCAGATCATCCTGTCCTCGACCCAGGCCTTCTTCGACGAGCGCCTGCTGCGGCCGGCGACCGTCGACGACTTCAAGGCCCTGGAGCCGGTCGGCGAGCGGGCCTTTCAGCTGCACGACCAGCCGGACGCCAGCCTGTGGGAGTTCCGCGGCCGGGCCAATGTGCACACCTATTCGTCGGTGATGTGCTGGGCGGCCTGCGACCGGCTGGGCAACGTCGCCGAGAAGCTGGGCCTGGCCGATCGCGCCAAGTTCTGGAACGACCGCGCGGCCAAGGTGCGCGAGGCCATCGACACCCACGCCTGGAACGAGACCCTGGGCCGGTTCGCCGCCACCTTCGGCGGCGAGGAGCTGGACGCCAGCCTGCTGCAGCTCGTCGACCTGCGGTTCATCGCCGCCGACGATCCGCGCAACAAGGCCACGGTGGCGGCCATCGAGGCGGGCCTGCGCAAGGGATCCTATCTGCTGCGCTACGCCCTGCCCGACGATTTCGGCACGCCTCAGACGGCCTTCAACATCTGCACCTTCTGGCTGGTGGAGGCGCTCTACCTGGAAGGCCGGGTCGAGGAAGCCCGCGCCCTGTTCCAGGAAATGCTCGACCGCCGCACCTCTGCCGGGCTGCTGTCGGAGGACATCGGTTTCGAGGACGGCGAGCTGTGGGGCAACTACCCGCAGACCTATTCGTTGGTAGGTCTGATCAACTGCGCGGCGCTGCTCAGCCGGCCCTGGACTTCGGTACGCTGA
- a CDS encoding amylo-alpha-1,6-glucosidase — translation MDDLAPTPLTAGEHGETGEPRVPYRLFALKDRDTFLVADAFGDVLGAADGLFHDDTRLLSRLRLLIGGRPPDLLSASVSQDNVFFTSHSTNQTLPSLGGASAPHGAIHIERKRFLWAERLYERLRFVNYSRDMVILPVALEYDADFHDMFEVRGSKRKARGRVLPAELNGRSVHFAYQGLDELRRDSVIAFSEPPGRLTPQRAEFMFMLTPETHFDLYLEVGPVPDHPPTRERWRAAAARARIDMRGRRRRGARLKSSGRLFNDWLEKSRADLALLTTEFETGPYPYAGIPWFSTPFGRDAIITAWQVLWIEPRLAKGVLGYLAEHQAEEVSAFRDSAPGKIMHETRKGEMTRLGELPFGRYYGGVDTTPLFVALACAYAERTGDLAFIDGLWDALRAAVAWIEQFGDSDGDGLIDYARGADTGLSNQNWKDSEDSVFHADGKFPEGPIAVVEVQGYAFAAFKGMADLARRRGETADAERWAAKAEHLRTMVEERFWMEDKGFYAMAVDGHGKPCRVRGSNPGHLLFCGLPSPERAAKVADTLLSAAFNNGFGVRTLAEGEPRFNPMSYHNGSVWPHDTAICAMGLARYGHRDGVVRMTSGLFETAAHYEMRLPELFCGFPRQPGEPPVAYPVACLPQAWAAGSAFMMLQACLGITVDGWAGEIRIQEPRLPIGIDSLSIENLGVGDRLTDLAFEHVGRHVTVQGGRRSTVPILTRC, via the coding sequence ATGGACGACCTGGCGCCGACTCCGCTGACCGCCGGCGAACATGGCGAGACCGGCGAACCGCGCGTGCCTTACCGGCTGTTCGCCCTGAAGGACCGCGACACCTTCCTGGTGGCCGACGCCTTCGGCGACGTGCTGGGCGCCGCCGACGGCCTGTTCCACGACGACACCCGCCTGCTGTCGCGCCTGCGCCTGCTGATCGGCGGCCGGCCGCCTGACCTGCTCAGCGCCAGCGTCTCGCAGGACAACGTCTTCTTCACCTCGCACTCGACCAACCAGACCCTGCCGTCGCTTGGAGGCGCTTCTGCGCCACATGGAGCGATCCACATCGAGCGCAAGCGGTTCCTGTGGGCCGAGCGGCTGTACGAGCGCCTGCGGTTCGTGAACTACAGCCGCGACATGGTCATCCTGCCGGTGGCCCTGGAGTACGACGCCGACTTCCACGACATGTTCGAGGTGCGCGGCTCCAAGCGCAAGGCAAGGGGCCGGGTGCTGCCGGCCGAGCTGAACGGCCGCTCGGTGCACTTCGCCTACCAGGGCCTGGACGAGCTGCGCCGCGACAGCGTCATCGCCTTCTCCGAACCGCCCGGCCGGCTGACCCCGCAGCGCGCCGAATTCATGTTCATGCTGACGCCGGAGACCCATTTCGACCTCTATCTGGAGGTGGGGCCGGTCCCCGACCATCCGCCGACCCGCGAGCGCTGGCGGGCGGCCGCCGCCCGGGCCCGCATCGACATGCGCGGCCGCCGCCGGCGCGGGGCGCGGCTGAAGAGTTCGGGCCGCCTGTTCAACGACTGGCTGGAGAAGTCGCGGGCGGACCTGGCCTTGCTGACCACCGAGTTCGAGACCGGCCCCTACCCCTATGCCGGCATCCCCTGGTTCTCGACGCCGTTCGGGCGGGACGCGATCATCACCGCCTGGCAGGTGCTGTGGATCGAGCCTCGGCTGGCCAAGGGCGTGCTGGGCTACCTCGCCGAACACCAGGCCGAAGAGGTCAGCGCCTTCCGCGACAGCGCCCCCGGCAAGATCATGCACGAGACCCGCAAGGGCGAGATGACCCGCCTGGGCGAGCTGCCCTTCGGCCGCTACTACGGCGGGGTCGACACCACGCCGCTGTTCGTGGCCCTGGCCTGCGCCTATGCCGAGCGGACCGGAGACCTGGCCTTCATCGACGGGCTTTGGGACGCCCTGCGCGCGGCCGTGGCCTGGATCGAGCAGTTCGGCGACAGCGACGGCGACGGCCTGATCGACTACGCCCGCGGCGCCGACACGGGCCTGTCCAACCAGAACTGGAAGGACAGCGAGGACAGCGTCTTCCACGCCGACGGCAAGTTCCCCGAGGGGCCGATCGCCGTGGTCGAGGTGCAGGGCTACGCCTTCGCCGCCTTCAAGGGCATGGCCGACCTGGCCCGCCGCCGGGGCGAGACCGCCGACGCCGAGCGCTGGGCGGCCAAGGCCGAGCATCTGCGGACCATGGTCGAGGAACGGTTCTGGATGGAGGACAAGGGCTTCTACGCCATGGCCGTCGACGGTCATGGCAAGCCTTGCCGCGTGCGCGGCTCCAATCCGGGGCACCTGCTGTTCTGCGGCCTGCCCTCGCCCGAGCGCGCGGCCAAGGTGGCCGACACCCTGCTGTCGGCGGCGTTCAACAACGGCTTCGGAGTGCGGACCCTGGCCGAGGGCGAACCGCGCTTCAATCCGATGAGCTATCACAACGGCTCGGTCTGGCCGCACGACACGGCCATCTGCGCCATGGGTCTGGCCCGCTACGGCCATCGCGACGGGGTGGTGCGCATGACCTCGGGCCTGTTCGAGACCGCCGCCCACTACGAGATGCGGCTGCCGGAGCTGTTCTGCGGCTTCCCCCGCCAGCCCGGCGAGCCGCCGGTGGCCTATCCCGTGGCCTGCCTGCCCCAGGCCTGGGCCGCGGGCTCGGCGTTCATGATGCTGCAGGCGTGCCTCGGCATCACCGTCGACGGCTGGGCCGGCGAGATCCGCATCCAGGAGCCCCGCCTGCCGATCGGCATCGACAGCCTGTCGATCGAGAACCTGGGCGTCGGCGACCGCCTGACCGACCTCGCCTTCGAGCATGTCGGCCGGCACGTCACCGTTCAGGGCGGACGACGCTCGACGGTGCCGATCCTGACACGCTGCTGA